In Acidobacteriota bacterium, the genomic stretch ACAAAATAGGTTTCCCCAACCTGGAGTTGCTCAATTCCGGGTTGGGCTTTGCGCATCAACCGGCTTCCAAAAAATAAAACAAACAGCGTAAACCCAATCGAAATACTGGCGGATAGGGCCAGATCCAGAAATCTGACTTCTCCTCGGGCAAAGCTGCTCACCCCGCTCAGAACCAGCAGCGCCAGAATGTCATCAATCACGGCGGCACCAAGGATCAGTTGACTGGCCTGGGTATTGAGTACTTTCATCGCCCCCAGCACTCGCGCGGTGATACCGACACTGGTTGCCACCAACGCGGCACCGATAAAGGCACTTTCAACCTGGGTGTAGCCAAGCCCCCACATCAGCCCCCACCCACCCAGAAATGGAAGAATGACGCCTGAAATGGCAATCAAAAGTGCCCGCCGGCCCACCTTGAAAAGAGATGTCGGATTGATTTCAAGCCCGACCAGAAACAGAAGCAGAATCACCCCGATTTCAGCCAGAACCTGGGTGACTTCGGTCGGATGAATCCACCCTAGCACACCGGGGCCAATGATGACACCGGCCAGGATTTCGCCCACCACCGCCGGCTGGTGCAGGCGCTCAAAGAGTTCAGCCGCCAGCTTGGCGGCAGTAAAAATGACAAACAAACTGAGCAGGGTTTTGACTTCAGCACCATCTGAAGACATCGCCAGCATCAACGCCAATGGTGAAATAAGGGTTGTCAGCAATGATTACTCCTTTCTGAGCTGCGATAAACCAGCTCGGATTGCTCAAAACTGGAAATGAAATAAAGAAACCGCGTTTTTGTAAGTGTTACTTATATATTTGACAGCAATCTTGTAACAGATTAAGCTTGGCCCGTCAAACATTTTCGATCTGAGTTGGTTTATGTCACATCACACTATTCCAGAAGAACCATCACCGATTTTCGAACCCGTCGTTTCCCAACCTGAATTGATCAAACGGGAGCCCACAACTGACCTTGGCCACCGGATTGTCAGTGCCACGGTCGAAGAATTTGCCACCAAGGGCATTGTCGGCGCCCGGGTGGCAGAAATCGCCCGGCTGGCTGGTACAACCGACCCGGCTTTCTACCGGTATTTTCACGGACTACGGCAGGCCGCGCTTTTCATCATGAGCGAGTATTACTGGAAACCGCTCAATGTTCGGGTCAGCCACTATCTGCAGGTTACCCAGGATCCGGTTGGTTTGTTTGAAGCCATCGTCCAGGCACTGATTCATTCTTCAGCCGATGACCCAAATCGGCCCTGGCTGGCGGAATCCAAGGTCTTTCAAATCGTGGTCGCCCAAATGCGCAATCCCTTTTTGCTGCCAGATTCCCTGCTGGATCGCGAATATCTGGGTTTTCTCGAAAAATTGACCGGGATCATAGCCGCCGGGCAACAACTGGGAAGATTTCAACCGGGTGTCCAACCGTCGGTTCTGACATCGCTCCTCGTGACTGCTCTCCACGGAATGTTAATGCAAAACATTCTTTATCCAGACTCCCCTCAGGCAACCGAAGAAGAAATAAAACTGGTCGCAGCCCGGCTGGTTGGCTGGACTGAAAAATTCTTGGGCTGAAGGCTTGGGGCTGAAGAACTGGTTTTATTTCATCCCTCATCCTTCATCCCTCATCCCTTCGATTGCCCTCATCCCTGGTTTTTTCAGCCCTGGCCCAGTGATTTTTCTGGTTTCCCTGACGGCAATGGCGCATAATTGGGTCACCCCTTCTGACTTTTACTGGTGAGGTTTTTATGGCTTATCTGATGTATTTTCTGCTTTTTGTCTATGGTGTGGTCGGCGTGGGAACGATGCTGTATGTTCTCAATATCGGTCGCAATCGAATGGCAACCGCACTGCTCGCGGGGGTATTCTGGCCATTGTTTTGGATTACCGGCATTGATGAGCAAAATAAACGCATGACCGGAAGTGACCGCCAGTTTCCGAGATAAAAACCACCCTTTCCCCTGGATATTCATACCGCTATGACCAACCACCTTGCCAATCTTGGTGTTTCGGTTCTGTTTTTCTTCCTGTTTTATTCGCTTGGAACCATTTGCCGAAGAAAAATTCTTAGCTCAGACGACCGGCTTTTTTTTCTTCCATTTGATATTGGCTTTGGCGCAATTCTGGTCTCGCTGGTGATGTTTGGGCTGGGAATCTTTCACCTCTTCACCCCACTGGTTGGGAAAATCTGGCTTGGTTTCAGCATCATCTCGCTTTTCAATCCACCTCTATGGAAAACAGTTCGGGCGGCGGTTTCCCAACTGCACCATATTCCTAAACCAGCCTATCCATTGATTGCTTTATCCGGAATTTTGCTGGCCATGGCGGTTATGTCTGCCTTGGGACCACCAAGTACCAAAGATGATTTGGTTTATCACTTGCAGGTGCCCAAAGCCTATTTTCAACATCAGGGGTTTTTGGAATTCCCGTCAAATATTTACTCTTACTTCCCTTATCTCGGGGAAATGCTGTATCTGGCTGGCATGATGGCTGGCAGCGACCGGGTTCCAGCCCTGCTCCATTGTGGATTTGGGCTTTGTGTTTTCCTGGCAATCTATCTTTTTGCCCGCCAGTTAGGGGTTTCAAAGCTTGGAAGCTGGGTGGCTGTGGCAGCGGTCGCAACCACATCGGTGGTTTGGAGAGAAATGGGAACAGCCTATGTTGATGTCTTGCTGACCCTCTTTGTCTTGCTTGGGTTGATGTCTTTATTTGAATGGCCTGTCACACGTCACAACCGATGGATGATCATGATTGGCGTGGCGCTGGGTGCGGCCTATTCGGTAAAAATCTCAGCCCTTGTCTTTTTCCCACTGTTCTTTTTGGTGTATTTGTTTTTACTTCGTCAACAGGCAAATCAATCTGGAGTTGAGATTTCCATCAGGGAGGTCGTGACGGCCAGTGTGGTGGTTGGCCTGACGGCTGCCGTGATCATGCTGCCGTGGATGGCGCGCAGTTTTTACCTGACCCACAATCCAGTCTTTCCGTTCCTGTTTGGGATCTTTCCAACCCAAAGCACCGGGTGGGATGCCCAGCGAGCGGCAGATTACGCACTGTATCTTCAGGGGTATGGAAGTCCTGACAAAAATCTGCTGGATTATCTGCTGCTTCCATTCAAAATTTCACTCTTTGGTCAATATGAAGTCCCAGAACGATATGATGCGGTGGTAGGAATTTTTTACCTGTTATTTCTCCCAGCGTTGTTCACGATTCGGCTATGGGGAGCGCAGATTCGCCTGTTGTTGATTTTTGTCGGCGGTTACTGGGGATACTGGATGTTTTCAAGTCAGCAGGGGCG encodes the following:
- a CDS encoding cation:proton antiporter; its protein translation is MSSDGAEVKTLLSLFVIFTAAKLAAELFERLHQPAVVGEILAGVIIGPGVLGWIHPTEVTQVLAEIGVILLLFLVGLEINPTSLFKVGRRALLIAISGVILPFLGGWGLMWGLGYTQVESAFIGAALVATSVGITARVLGAMKVLNTQASQLILGAAVIDDILALLVLSGVSSFARGEVRFLDLALSASISIGFTLFVLFFGSRLMRKAQPGIEQLQVGETYFVVGMILCLGLSLAGAVVGVAAIIGAFLAGMALSETAEETNLHQQAGAVMEFTVPFFLVGIGLQLDIQVFLQTRVLILAIALTLIAILTKLIGCGLAALPGNRVRTGLQVGMGMVPRGEVGIIVAQIGLSLGVLSASLYGIVVFMAVMTTLIAPPFLTRLFASEIRSDAARLDEQVIEEDRIFSEIQ
- a CDS encoding TetR/AcrR family transcriptional regulator is translated as MSHHTIPEEPSPIFEPVVSQPELIKREPTTDLGHRIVSATVEEFATKGIVGARVAEIARLAGTTDPAFYRYFHGLRQAALFIMSEYYWKPLNVRVSHYLQVTQDPVGLFEAIVQALIHSSADDPNRPWLAESKVFQIVVAQMRNPFLLPDSLLDREYLGFLEKLTGIIAAGQQLGRFQPGVQPSVLTSLLVTALHGMLMQNILYPDSPQATEEEIKLVAARLVGWTEKFLG
- a CDS encoding phospholipid carrier-dependent glycosyltransferase, whose translation is MTNHLANLGVSVLFFFLFYSLGTICRRKILSSDDRLFFLPFDIGFGAILVSLVMFGLGIFHLFTPLVGKIWLGFSIISLFNPPLWKTVRAAVSQLHHIPKPAYPLIALSGILLAMAVMSALGPPSTKDDLVYHLQVPKAYFQHQGFLEFPSNIYSYFPYLGEMLYLAGMMAGSDRVPALLHCGFGLCVFLAIYLFARQLGVSKLGSWVAVAAVATTSVVWREMGTAYVDVLLTLFVLLGLMSLFEWPVTRHNRWMIMIGVALGAAYSVKISALVFFPLFFLVYLFLLRQQANQSGVEISIREVVTASVVVGLTAAVIMLPWMARSFYLTHNPVFPFLFGIFPTQSTGWDAQRAADYALYLQGYGSPDKNLLDYLLLPFKISLFGQYEVPERYDAVVGIFYLLFLPALFTIRLWGAQIRLLLIFVGGYWGYWMFSSQQGRFLLPLFPVLAILIVYSFEQWKTTVRDQIQPQILDTIFFMVCSLTLIWNTVQVGQLFHKLESWPLLTGQISEPDFLRSKFPEYALFEYINRELPPTAKLFLVYTGNRTYYLERPFLTAYVFEDFAFIQLVMTSANADEMAAKLHQQGVTHVLINPRFLVDPTLNPFQTSAEQQRAKDFLTKSCQSLKSANGLILLKLNE